TCAAACAGAAATTCTAGAGCGCGATTGCGGAGATTATAATAGAGTGGATCTTCCATAATCTGAGTGCGATCGCGGGGACGCTCAAAAGGGATATCCAACACTTCACCCATTAGTCATCATCATTCCCGCAATCGGCAAGAAAAAAAGCTTCATCGATATCCTGGGTAATCATTAACACCGTACAACGATGTTCGTTCCAGATAGTCAGTAGTTCTTCTTGCAATTCCTCTTTGGTAATGGCATCTAATGCTCCAAAAGGTTCGTCTAGAATTAGCATACGCGGACGAATAGCTAAAGCACGAGCAATGGAAACTCTTTGTTTCATCCCGCCAGAAATTTGAGTCGGTTTTTTGTCGGCTGCTTCGGTTAGCCCCACTAAGGCTAGATGATCGCGACAGTATAATCACCGTTGCGAGTAGGATAGGATTTAGCCACATTTTCGATTAATAAGAAGGGCATTGTTTGCTGGGAAGTTTTAGCGGGGTAATTGGAGATTAGATCTAATTTGTTTATTTTTTAGTTATTAGTTGGTAGGGTGGGCAAAATTATCTTTTGGCGAAGTCATTTGGTTTCAGTTTGTAGATTTGCCCACCTAGTTATTAGCAGATAGCAAGTATTTGGTCGGTCAAGCAGCACGAGAATGAGGATCGAGGACAATTTCGGCAACGCTGAAATCTCGTTTTATTTTGAGGTTGTTAAGGTAGGTAATGGGATCGTCAGCGTCGAAGGTCGTGCCATCGAAAAGTTTTATTTTGCCGCGATTGTATTTAGTATCTAGTGAGCCAAGTTCTCTGACTGCGGTACTAAAGACGGTGACGCGACAGACTCTTTCCATGAGTTATAGCCAATTGCGAGAGAAGGGCGTATGTCCCCATCTGGCTAACTGAGTTGTGTGCCACCGATGTTCGGTACGACTTGAGCGATTGATTCTAGCACCATAAAATAGATGATGGGCATATTCGCGCATGGACAGATTAGGATTGCAGGTATCTGCGTTGGGACTAGCAAGATGGATGTATTCAAGGGAAGTTCCTATATACTGGCGTTGGGCTAGTATATGCTCGATTTATAAAGCATTATTTTCATCGGCACAATAATGGCAAGCTTCAAGCAAGGCTTTAACTAAAGCAACGGGCGTTGGTAAATCAAAGTATGGTTTTTCAATTTTGTATCAAACTTTATTCAAAAAAAGCTTAAAGCTGCACGCTGCGGATGCAGCGAAGTCGTTCCCTTGAGGCGACGATCTGGGCGTTAGCCCTGCGCTTATAGCTTAAAGCTACGAGCAGAAACACTTTGTACGTCATATATTAAATTACCAACGCCAAGCAACGTAGGTATTGGGATAAGCATTTGCCCAATCTTCTCTGACTCCTAAAACCTTGCCTGGATGTCCGTTCCAAATTTCAAGATCCGTGGCAACGGTAAAGCCAATACCTTCGGCAGCAGCGCGATAGTTCTAGGGTTCGCCCACGCCGTAACCATCAATACTGTTGTTCTGCAAGTCTACCATCATCTGAGCGGGAGGAATGTTTTGCAGTTCCACATCGAGATCGCGGTTGATATCCCCTGCTGCTAACCAATAGCGCAGAATTAGATTGTGCATTGATGAAGGATGAACTACCCCCATAATGTGCCATTTATCTCTAGTCTTGAGAAGATACTGTTTAAAATCGGCTAAACTTCTGACTCCTTGGTCATAAAAGCGACGGTCGAGAGTGATAGCATTACCGTTGCCCTTATGGTTAACGCCGATACCACCGAAAGTCTATCTTGATGACCTCTCAAAGTTAACCATAAGGGCATTCCCGAAGGCATCTGGGCTGCATCCACATAGCCTCCAACCATACCATCGACGATGCCCCGCCAACTGGTTTCCCTGACTAGATTCACTTCATCTAAGCCGTGTTTTGTAAAGAAGCCTTTTTCTTTGGCTACTGCTAAAGGCGCACAGGCGCACTAAGTTGACTTTTTCTAAACCGTGACGGGCGATCGCCGCTGCTCGTAGTCGCCTTTCGTCTGCGAAGGAAGAATCAGATACTAGAGAAATTGAGTAAAGCAAAGGCTATGTTAAAACTAAACTTCAGCGTATTACATCATTTTGAAATACACTGTATTCCAAAATGATAGAAATGGTTCGTTGCTGTCGCCCGCTCAATAACGTGGCGATCGCCTCCGAGCATGAGTGCGTCTCCTCTTGACTGATTGATGGTATTTCCTTCGTCGACTCGTGTTAAGGTCTGCGTCGTCTCCATTTAACAGCCGTCTGGCCCACAGAACTTGTGCGCACTCAGTACCTCCGCCTCACAGAGATAGACGATGCCCGAATAATCGTCGAAAAACCGCGCTGCGACCTCATCCGAAATCTTCACCGCCATATCCCGACTGTCGGTGAGCACCTCGAACTTTATATTTGAGAAGTTGTCGGAAACGGAGGGTTGTCCCGACGAGCGCACGTTGCGACTGCCTTCACCGCCAGCGTCCACCACCGTATAACCGGTCGCCCCGGCTTCGTGGATGATTTTGGCGATCTTTTTCAGCAGCAACTTTTCCGTGACGATGACGAGCTTGGTGGCTGGCTTGGCCATGTGGGTTACCTCTAGATGTGTTGTGTGTTTATTAAATTATATAGAAACTCAGGAAAACGGCAGCACCGCGCATTATCGCGCTGATCTAGCCACCGCGTTGGTCGCTGGGCTAGGGTCGCACCGGCAAACCGCGACCCGTCTGGGATTAGCCGCCCATCAGCGCCTGGGCAAGCCCGATGTAGAGCGGTATTCCCAAGGCGATCGCAACCGGCGTGCCGATGGCTGTGGACGAGCCTATGTAGGCGGAGGGATTAGCCGACGGGATACCGGCCCGTAAAGTAGGCGGCCCTGAGATGTCTGAACTGGAGGCGGCGATGACGGCAAGGAGCACAACTCCGCCAGGGCTGAATCCCGTGGTGTAGTGAGCAATCATACCGAGACCGAAGGCGATGAACCCATGGAGCAGAGGTGCCACAAAGGCATATACGGCGAACCACTGGGCTACCTTGCGCAGCTCTTTAAGCCTTGCTGCGGCCTCCATGCCCATGATCAGCATTAGCACCGAAAGCAGGCCAGCGAAGAGGGGAGAGTAGAAGCTTTCATAGACAGTTTCTGGCTGGGTTATCAGACCTAGCGCGAGGCCGAGTAGCAGTGCTGATAGGGCAGAACCCTGAAGGCTTTCCTGCACGATGGGCCATACCCTAACCCGCTTGCTTGCGGTACCGCGCCGCTTGCTGGGATACTCTCCTGCGGTACCGTGCGGCTCGCTGGGATACTCGCTTGCGTTACCGCCTACGGCAACGCGCTGCTTGCTGAGAGACTCGTTTGCAGTACCGCGCCGCTTGCTGGTATAAATGCTGGCTAAGACGATTGCAGTCACAAGCGCTGGGATGTCCATGAAGGGATAGAGTGCGGCGGCCCAGGGTTCGTATGCCATGCCCTGCTGGTCCATTAGCTCCAAGGCTGCCGCGAGGGTAGAACCACTCACGGCACCGAATAAGCCTGCGGTCGCAATGCCATCCTCGGTTTTGACGTTCGGCAGCTTGCACAACGTGTAGCGTCCTATGAACACGATAAGAATCCCTATTACTACGGCGAACAGCGCAGGCAACAGTATCTCCGCCAGATTGGCGTCGCGGATTGCCTGTCCACCAGTTAAGCCAACTTTCATAAGCAGCATAAAGACGATGAACTTATAGACTGGATCTGGAATTGATAGTCGGCTACCGACGGAGGCAATGACCATACCACCAATCAGAAAGCCGAGTGTTGGGGACTGTAACTGCGCCAGGAAGCGCGTCAAGAAATCGGACAAAAAATCCATGTTGTAATTCCTTCTTAATCAAATTTTAGGGTTTGGTATCGATTGAATTAAATCAATCACTATCTCATTTATCATTGAATTTAGTCTATTCTATTAGCTGCGCAAAAGCTGACTAAATTTCCAAAATTTGAGACGTATTATTTTATTGGATTAATAATCTAAGCTTATAATTTAAGCCTGAGTCATATCTAATCGTCGTGACCAATAGTCAATCTATCCCCAAGGGGAATGAACTGGTAGGCTCAGTGCGGAAACCATCTCTAGAGATGGTTTCAGGGGTTGGTGAAAAGTTTGTTTAATGCTTGGTATTGCTTGAGAAGCTATGGGACGATAGAGCGCAGACCACACAATGGCTACTAGAAGACCCACCCCAATGCCCCAACTGAACGCCAAAATATGCGAAGGCTCTAGAGTAAACCGCAGGTGGCGATCGCTATCGTCAACATGGACAGCCCACCCTTAGCCTGTGGATGGTTTCGCCTTTGTCTTATTCATAATGGTATCCTCCTATTTTTAAAATAGATAAATTCAAAAAGAGATAAATCAATGCTTACTATTACTCTCATTGCTACCGACTAAAAAGAGCACTCGTATCTTTGGCAAAAAATCCTTTTTCCTTGGCAATGACTAAAGCCGCTGCTTCGACAATGGGGATATAACCTAAAACAGCTTGAGTAGTTTCAGGCATCATTTCAGGGCTAAGATCGACTGGTTTAGCTTGTTCTGTAGCCGTTTCACCTCCAGATTCGGGAGGATTGCCCAGACAAGCATTAAGCAATACCGCACTGGCAGCAGACACCCCAGCCGTATATAAAAATTTTCTTCTAGGAAACTGATTCATAAAATCTCCTGACAGCTTGATTTATATACTCTTTGACCGTCACTCAAGTAAAGTTGAATTGGTATAAGAAGAACCAAAGTTATAGATAACTCCTGGCAATTTTCATAGACTAAAGTAAATCTAAAGATAAAAGTCATTGATTTATATCTATTGCAAAATAATACACCAAAAACTCCAAAAATAATCAATTGGTATTATAAAAATTGTTAATTTGACTCTCAATACTTTCTTATTAGCAATATTTAAATATTTAAACAAATGGTTTTGATTGAGAAATATCAATACTATAAGTAGTATTGATTTTAAAATTTATTATTTTATACTTTGACTTACAAAA
This DNA window, taken from Pleurocapsa sp. FMAR1, encodes the following:
- a CDS encoding P-II family nitrogen regulator, which gives rise to MAKPATKLVIVTEKLLLKKIAKIIHEAGATGYTVVDAGGEGSRNVRSSGQPSVSDNFSNIKFEVLTDSRDMAVKISDEVAARFFDDYSGIVYLCEAEVLSAHKFCGPDGC
- a CDS encoding sodium-dependent bicarbonate transport family permease, giving the protein MDFLSDFLTRFLAQLQSPTLGFLIGGMVIASVGSRLSIPDPVYKFIVFMLLMKVGLTGGQAIRDANLAEILLPALFAVVIGILIVFIGRYTLCKLPNVKTEDGIATAGLFGAVSGSTLAAALELMDQQGMAYEPWAAALYPFMDIPALVTAIVLASIYTSKRRGTANESLSKQRVAVGGNASEYPSEPHGTAGEYPSKRRGTASKRVRVWPIVQESLQGSALSALLLGLALGLITQPETVYESFYSPLFAGLLSVLMLIMGMEAAARLKELRKVAQWFAVYAFVAPLLHGFIAFGLGMIAHYTTGFSPGGVVLLAVIAASSSDISGPPTLRAGIPSANPSAYIGSSTAIGTPVAIALGIPLYIGLAQALMGG